In Fusobacterium hwasookii, a single window of DNA contains:
- a CDS encoding hybrid sensor histidine kinase/response regulator codes for MQIHKKITIINTSLLFIFISIFINLFNIELNSSNLLKFLIFIILFSLLSNFFNKFSLMNTYKTIKKLDKILSILHNKFITELENNFLSLQSCFSEVFSTVKLDILDILVKEEEVKKEKEKAEILSAELKELNKSLEDKVAERTKELSISKEIAESANKAKNEFLAKISHEMRTPLTPIIGYSRILAKEINNPSLKEKLEIIHTSGVKLLNFTNELLDFSKIESGKVDLNYETFNVRTLFQDIYHEHIELARAKNINFKIDYLHANVSVYSDKIKIYEIAKNIIHNALKYTEKGFVLCDIFVENNILFFNVYDSGIGISEENIRNIFESFVQIGNERSGAGLGLSITKKLLEVLNGKIEVESKVGIGSTFKIQIPIETSQKEFENFSDVINKILNSNNVGIKTIFLKSILKLPLRIKDLKDAHRKQDIEEVRRINHLIKGTYGNLNLSLVYDISQKISTELKKENISFDSVLHYIEELEYLTHTLDYNQLFNTYLQFKDRDIKILIAEDAEETRDFLKILLESSLVEVTCVENGLEALNLLKNKKFDLIFLDISMPVMDGVQTVTTIKANDNFKNIPVVALTAHAIIGYKEKYLNYGFDAYITKPINDSVLFSCLEKFILNEKR; via the coding sequence ATGCAAATACATAAAAAAATTACAATTATCAACACATCTCTTTTATTTATTTTTATAAGTATATTTATAAATTTATTTAATATAGAGCTTAATTCAAGTAACTTATTAAAATTTTTAATATTTATAATTTTGTTTTCTTTACTATCAAATTTTTTTAATAAGTTTTCTTTGATGAATACATATAAGACTATAAAAAAATTAGATAAAATTCTTTCCATACTTCACAATAAATTTATTACAGAACTAGAAAATAATTTTTTAAGTTTACAATCATGTTTTAGTGAAGTATTTTCAACAGTAAAATTAGATATTTTAGATATTTTAGTAAAAGAAGAAGAAGTGAAAAAAGAGAAAGAAAAAGCTGAAATTTTAAGTGCTGAACTAAAAGAACTAAATAAAAGTTTGGAAGATAAGGTTGCAGAAAGAACAAAGGAGTTAAGTATTTCAAAAGAGATTGCAGAGTCTGCAAATAAGGCTAAAAATGAATTTTTGGCTAAAATAAGTCATGAGATGCGTACACCACTAACACCTATTATTGGATATTCAAGGATTTTAGCAAAGGAAATAAATAATCCTTCATTGAAGGAAAAATTAGAAATAATACATACTTCAGGTGTTAAATTACTTAATTTTACAAATGAACTTTTAGATTTTTCAAAAATTGAATCTGGTAAGGTTGACTTAAATTATGAAACCTTTAATGTAAGGACATTATTTCAAGATATTTATCATGAACACATTGAATTAGCAAGAGCTAAAAATATTAATTTTAAAATTGATTACTTACATGCCAATGTTTCAGTCTATTCAGATAAAATAAAAATCTATGAAATTGCTAAAAATATTATTCATAATGCTTTAAAATATACTGAGAAGGGTTTTGTATTATGTGATATTTTTGTAGAAAATAATATATTATTTTTTAATGTATATGACAGTGGTATTGGTATTTCAGAAGAGAATATAAGAAATATTTTTGAGAGTTTTGTTCAAATCGGAAATGAGCGATCAGGAGCAGGCTTAGGTTTAAGTATTACTAAGAAATTACTTGAAGTTTTAAATGGTAAAATAGAAGTTGAAAGTAAAGTTGGAATAGGTTCTACTTTTAAAATTCAGATTCCTATTGAAACTTCTCAGAAAGAATTTGAAAATTTCTCTGATGTTATAAATAAAATTTTAAATTCTAATAATGTTGGTATTAAGACTATATTTTTAAAAAGTATATTAAAATTACCATTGAGAATAAAAGATTTAAAAGATGCTCATAGAAAACAAGATATTGAGGAAGTTAGAAGGATTAACCATTTAATAAAAGGAACTTATGGAAATCTTAATCTATCTCTTGTATATGATATCTCTCAAAAAATATCCACTGAATTAAAAAAAGAGAATATTTCATTTGATTCAGTCTTACATTATATAGAAGAATTAGAATATTTAACTCACACATTAGATTATAATCAGCTTTTCAATACCTATCTTCAATTTAAGGATAGAGATATTAAAATTTTAATTGCTGAAGATGCAGAAGAAACAAGAGATTTTTTAAAAATTTTACTAGAAAGTTCACTTGTTGAAGTGACTTGTGTAGAAAATGGATTAGAAGCTCTTAATTTATTAAAAAATAAAAAGTTTGATTTAATATTCTTGGATATATCTATGCCTGTTATGGATGGAGTTCAAACAGTTACTACAATAAAGGCAAATGATAACTTTAAAAATATTCCTGTTGTTGCTCTTACAGCTCATGCAATAATAGGCTATAAAGAAAAGTATTTGAATTATGGTTTTGATGCTTATATTACAAAACCAATCAATGATTCTGTACTATTTAGTTGTTTAGAAAAATTTATACTTAATGAAAAAAGGTGA
- a CDS encoding 1-propanol dehydrogenase PduQ — MEIFVANTEIHIGDEFSKIIDKIKVKKAFIVTDSIMYKLGMTKKFEDIFIKKNIEYKIFDEVEVDPSFEVVNKALDKVIDFLPNVIVTLGGGSSLDTAKAIKYFVKKSDLSIPLIALPTTSGTGSEVTSYAVLTDKKNNIKIPLKDDAMIPEYAILDSELTKTLPKSVVADSGIDALTNAIEAYTCKGANFYTQMYALSAIRLIFKNLFRMYEDIKDEEARTEMAKASCIAGFAFEKSGLGINHSVAHAIGGKFHIAHGKINGIILPYVIRFNSEDKTTAQRYYEISKDLGFPTNSIEEGAESLAVAVELLNKNLNLPSCVKDLVIDEEKYRNEIDTMSKSALEDICTIGNIREVNLEDFKKLFKKVYG; from the coding sequence ATGGAAATTTTTGTAGCAAACACAGAAATACATATAGGGGATGAGTTTAGTAAGATTATTGATAAAATAAAAGTTAAAAAAGCTTTTATAGTTACTGATTCTATCATGTACAAATTAGGAATGACTAAAAAGTTTGAAGATATATTTATTAAAAAAAATATAGAATACAAAATTTTTGACGAAGTTGAAGTTGACCCATCATTTGAAGTAGTAAACAAAGCATTGGATAAAGTTATTGATTTTTTACCAAATGTAATAGTTACATTAGGAGGAGGTTCTTCTCTTGATACTGCTAAAGCTATTAAATATTTTGTAAAAAAATCTGATTTATCTATACCTTTAATAGCTTTACCAACTACAAGTGGAACAGGTTCTGAAGTAACTTCCTATGCTGTTCTTACAGATAAGAAAAATAATATAAAGATTCCACTAAAAGATGATGCAATGATACCAGAATATGCAATACTAGATTCTGAACTTACAAAAACTTTACCAAAATCAGTTGTAGCAGATTCAGGTATAGATGCCCTAACTAATGCTATTGAAGCATATACTTGTAAAGGTGCAAATTTCTATACTCAAATGTATGCTCTTTCAGCTATAAGACTTATATTTAAAAATCTTTTTAGAATGTATGAAGATATTAAAGATGAAGAAGCTAGAACAGAAATGGCTAAGGCGTCTTGTATAGCAGGTTTTGCTTTTGAGAAATCTGGTTTAGGAATAAATCATAGTGTGGCTCATGCTATTGGTGGTAAATTTCATATAGCTCATGGAAAAATTAATGGAATTATTCTACCTTATGTAATTAGATTTAATTCAGAGGATAAAACTACTGCTCAAAGATACTATGAAATTTCAAAAGATTTAGGTTTTCCTACAAATAGCATAGAAGAAGGAGCTGAAAGTTTAGCTGTAGCAGTTGAACTATTGAATAAAAATTTAAATCTTCCTAGTTGTGTTAAAGACTTAGTGATAGATGAAGAAAAATATAGAAATGAAATAGATACTATGTCTAAATCTGCACTTGAAGATATTTGTACAATTGGAAACATAAGGGAAGTAAATTTAGAAGATTTTAAAAAACTATTTAAAAAAGTATATGGGTAA
- the pduB gene encoding propanediol utilization microcompartment protein PduB gives MQENLVQKMVAEVVEKLKNKGIENSEKVEVTTPVGKCECRLTEFVGLTTHGHGIGLVIANVDPALHEAMGLDKKYRSIGIIGARTGAGPFIMAADEAVKATNTEVISIELPRDTEGGAGHGSLILFGAEDVSDVKRAVEVAINNVTEKFGDVYANSVGHIELQYTARASYAINKAFGAPLGKAFGLIVGAPAAIGVVIADVALKAASVEALAYSSPSKGTSYSNEAILAICGDSGAVKQAILAAKEVGVKLLEAMGGEAPSASHPYI, from the coding sequence ATGCAAGAAAATTTAGTTCAAAAAATGGTAGCAGAAGTTGTAGAAAAACTGAAAAATAAAGGAATTGAAAATTCAGAAAAAGTAGAAGTTACTACACCTGTTGGAAAATGTGAATGCCGTTTAACAGAATTTGTAGGACTTACTACTCATGGACATGGTATAGGACTTGTAATTGCAAATGTTGACCCTGCATTACATGAAGCAATGGGGCTTGATAAAAAATATCGTTCAATAGGGATCATTGGTGCAAGAACAGGAGCAGGACCATTTATAATGGCTGCTGATGAAGCAGTAAAAGCTACAAATACTGAAGTTATTAGTATTGAATTACCAAGAGATACAGAAGGTGGAGCAGGACATGGTTCACTTATCCTATTTGGAGCAGAAGATGTATCAGATGTAAAAAGAGCAGTAGAAGTTGCAATCAATAATGTAACTGAAAAATTTGGAGATGTATATGCTAACAGTGTTGGACATATAGAACTTCAATATACTGCAAGAGCTTCTTATGCTATTAATAAAGCTTTTGGAGCACCACTTGGAAAAGCTTTTGGGTTAATTGTTGGAGCACCAGCTGCTATTGGTGTTGTTATTGCCGATGTTGCATTAAAGGCTGCAAGTGTTGAAGCATTAGCTTACTCATCTCCTTCAAAGGGAACTAGCTATTCAAATGAAGCTATCCTAGCAATTTGTGGAGATTCTGGAGCAGTTAAACAAGCTATTTTAGCAGCAAAAGAAGTAGGTGTAAAACTTCTTGAAGCAATGGGTGGAGAAGCACCATCTGCATCTCATCCATATATTTAA
- a CDS encoding propanediol/glycerol family dehydratase large subunit, translating to MKSKRFEVLGNRPVNKDGYVKEWPEVGLIAMNSPLDPKPSIVIENGKVVELDGKKRANFDLLDYFIADYGIVLKNAEKVMAMDSLVIAKKLVDINVTRDEILEITLSLTPAKMAEVIGTLSVLEMMMAVNKMRARKTPSNQCHVTNLRDLPVQIAADAAEAALRGFAEQETTVAVARYAPFNAISLLIGAQAGRPGILTQCAVEEATELLLGMRGLTSYAETVSVYGTEPVFIDGDDTPWSKTFLASAYASRGLKMRYTSGSGSEVLMGYAEGSSMLYLECRCLFITKGAGVQGIQNGSVSCIGVPGAVPGGIREVLGENLVAMLLDLECASSNDQTFTHSDLRRVARSLMQMIPGTDFICSGYSSTPNYDNMFAGSNWDAEDYDDWNIIQRDLKIDAGLKPVREEEVIKVRNKAARAIQAVFDALGFPEITDEEVEAATYAHGSKDIPERDMVADMKAASEMMERGITGLDIVKALKSKGFDDLADSLLKLMKLRVSGDHLHTSAILDKDFNVISAVNDRNDYTGPGTGYQISAERWAELSNIENAVDASKIK from the coding sequence ATGAAGTCTAAACGTTTTGAAGTATTAGGTAATAGACCTGTTAATAAAGATGGTTATGTTAAAGAATGGCCTGAAGTTGGATTAATTGCAATGAATTCACCTTTGGACCCTAAACCAAGTATAGTTATAGAAAATGGAAAAGTAGTAGAACTAGATGGTAAAAAGAGAGCAAATTTTGACTTATTAGATTATTTCATAGCTGACTATGGAATAGTGTTAAAAAATGCTGAAAAAGTTATGGCTATGGACTCTTTAGTAATAGCTAAAAAACTTGTTGATATAAATGTTACAAGAGATGAAATACTAGAAATTACATTATCTTTAACTCCTGCAAAAATGGCAGAAGTAATTGGAACACTATCAGTTCTTGAAATGATGATGGCAGTTAATAAGATGAGAGCAAGAAAAACTCCTTCTAACCAATGCCATGTTACAAACCTAAGAGACCTTCCAGTGCAAATAGCTGCTGATGCTGCAGAAGCTGCATTAAGAGGGTTTGCAGAACAAGAAACAACTGTTGCAGTTGCAAGATATGCTCCATTTAATGCAATTTCATTACTTATTGGAGCTCAAGCAGGTAGACCTGGAATTTTAACTCAATGTGCAGTTGAAGAAGCAACAGAACTTTTATTAGGAATGAGAGGACTTACTTCTTATGCTGAAACAGTTTCAGTTTATGGAACAGAACCTGTATTTATTGATGGAGATGATACTCCTTGGTCAAAAACTTTCTTAGCTTCAGCTTATGCTTCAAGAGGATTGAAGATGAGATATACATCTGGATCTGGTTCAGAAGTATTAATGGGATATGCAGAAGGTTCTTCAATGTTATACCTAGAATGTCGTTGCTTATTTATAACAAAGGGAGCAGGAGTTCAAGGAATACAAAATGGATCTGTTAGCTGTATTGGAGTACCAGGAGCAGTACCAGGTGGTATAAGAGAAGTTCTAGGAGAAAACTTAGTTGCAATGTTACTTGACCTAGAATGTGCTTCAAGTAATGACCAAACATTTACTCACTCAGATTTGAGAAGAGTTGCAAGATCTTTGATGCAAATGATACCAGGAACTGACTTTATCTGTTCAGGATATAGTTCAACTCCTAACTATGACAATATGTTTGCTGGTTCTAACTGGGATGCTGAAGACTATGATGACTGGAACATAATTCAAAGAGACTTAAAAATAGATGCTGGATTAAAACCAGTTAGAGAAGAAGAAGTTATAAAAGTAAGAAATAAAGCTGCTAGAGCTATACAAGCAGTATTTGATGCTTTAGGCTTCCCTGAAATAACAGATGAAGAAGTTGAAGCAGCTACTTATGCTCATGGAAGTAAAGATATACCTGAAAGAGATATGGTTGCAGATATGAAGGCAGCTAGTGAAATGATGGAAAGAGGAATAACAGGTTTAGATATAGTTAAAGCTCTAAAATCAAAAGGTTTTGATGATTTAGCAGATAGCTTATTAAAATTAATGAAACTTAGAGTATCTGGAGATCACTTACATACATCTGCAATCTTAGATAAAGATTTTAATGTAATAAGTGCTGTAAATGATAGAAATGACTATACAGGACCTGGAACTGGATACCAAATTTCTGCTGAAAGATGGGCTGAACTTTCAAATATTGAAAATGCAGTAGATGCATCAAAGATTAAATAG
- a CDS encoding propanediol/glycerol family dehydratase medium subunit produces the protein MQLNDKDIRSIIEEVVKRYLSSSENSEKKDTPVNTVRTEERVGNKLELIDEGQAQKGTRSDEVIIAVAPAFGIYQTETITHIPHADVLKEIMAGIEEEGLVPRVIRVLRTSDVSILANDGAKLSGSGIGIGIQSKGTAVIHQKDLFPLTNLELFPQAPLIQREHYRMIGKNAAKYAKGESPKPVPQMNDQMARPKYQSIAALLHIKETEHVKVNEKPVQLKVVFK, from the coding sequence ATGCAACTAAATGATAAAGATATCAGAAGTATCATAGAAGAAGTAGTAAAAAGATATTTAAGTAGCTCTGAAAATTCTGAAAAAAAAGATACTCCTGTTAATACAGTAAGAACAGAAGAAAGAGTTGGAAATAAATTAGAATTAATTGATGAAGGGCAAGCTCAAAAAGGAACAAGAAGTGATGAAGTTATAATCGCAGTAGCTCCTGCTTTTGGAATATATCAAACAGAAACTATAACTCATATACCACATGCTGATGTTTTAAAAGAAATTATGGCAGGTATAGAAGAAGAAGGTTTAGTACCAAGAGTTATAAGAGTATTAAGAACATCTGATGTTTCAATACTTGCAAATGATGGAGCAAAATTAAGTGGTTCAGGAATAGGCATAGGAATACAATCAAAAGGAACAGCTGTTATACACCAAAAGGATTTATTCCCATTGACTAACCTAGAATTGTTCCCACAAGCTCCTTTGATTCAAAGAGAACATTATAGAATGATAGGAAAGAATGCAGCTAAGTATGCAAAAGGGGAATCTCCTAAGCCAGTTCCACAAATGAATGACCAAATGGCTAGACCTAAATACCAATCAATAGCAGCATTATTACATATAAAAGAAACTGAACATGTAAAAGTAAATGAAAAACCAGTTCAACTAAAAGTTGTATTTAAATAA
- a CDS encoding diol dehydratase small subunit, which yields MDQELLERMVKEVMASLAGNSTVNNNEVAPKSTNKVNRQDYPLSIKRTDLVKSATGKKLEDITIENVMSGKIGAEDCRIAPETLEMQAQIAESVGRHAFARNLRRAAELIAVPDTRVLEIYNALRPYRSTKVELLAIADELENKYNAKVNAQLVREAAELYEKRDRLRKD from the coding sequence TTGGATCAAGAATTATTAGAAAGAATGGTAAAAGAAGTTATGGCCTCTTTAGCAGGAAATAGCACTGTAAATAATAATGAAGTCGCTCCAAAAAGTACAAATAAAGTAAATCGTCAAGATTATCCTTTAAGTATAAAAAGAACAGATTTAGTTAAATCTGCAACAGGAAAAAAATTAGAAGATATTACTATTGAAAATGTTATGAGTGGAAAAATTGGAGCAGAAGATTGTAGAATAGCTCCTGAAACTCTTGAAATGCAAGCTCAAATAGCTGAAAGTGTTGGTAGACATGCTTTTGCAAGAAATTTGAGAAGAGCTGCTGAACTTATAGCAGTTCCTGATACAAGAGTACTTGAAATATACAATGCTTTAAGACCATATAGATCTACAAAAGTAGAATTACTAGCAATAGCAGATGAATTAGAAAATAAATACAATGCAAAAGTTAATGCTCAACTTGTAAGAGAAGCTGCTGAATTATATGAAAAAAGAGATAGATTAAGAAAAGACTAA
- a CDS encoding diol dehydratase reactivase subunit alpha, which yields MKLIVGIDIGNATTESTLAEVNGENIKVLGSSIEKTTGIKGTKENIKGVYQSLHTLFEKTGKNLDELSLIRINEAAPVIGDVAMETITETIITESTMIGHNPSTPGGIGVGVGVSVLLNEIDDSFINKDVIALVPENIDFESAAFKINQLSSKGVNIKGAIIQKDDAVLINNRLDTKIPIVDEVLHFDRIPLNMLTALEVADKGKVISMLSNPYGIATLFNLNSEETKMVVPISRALIGNRSAVVIKTPKGDVKSRVIPAGSIHIEGQMKNRNVSLDNGAEAIMTTLEQCYPVIDVWGEKGTNAGGMLERVRIVMAQLTNQDPKNIKIQDLLAVNTFVPQKVKGGIAEEFSMENAIGLAAMVKADKLQMEMIAMELQNKINKKVVVGGVEAEMAIIGALTTPGTAKPLAIIDMGAGSTDASIMTTDNKISSCHLAGAGNMVTLLIDKELGINNLELSEDIKKYPLAKVESLFHIRHEDGSVQFFEETLNPNVFARVVILKEGNMIPLDSNQSLEKIKNVRREAKEKVFVTNVLRALKKVIPSGNIRDIDYVVLVGGSALDFEIPQMVTEALSHYGVVAGKGNIRGVEGPRNAVATGLALSYKGE from the coding sequence ATGAAACTTATTGTGGGAATAGATATAGGAAATGCGACAACAGAAAGTACTCTTGCAGAAGTTAATGGAGAAAATATAAAAGTCTTAGGTAGTAGTATAGAAAAAACTACAGGTATAAAAGGGACAAAAGAAAATATAAAAGGTGTCTATCAATCTTTACATACACTATTTGAAAAAACTGGAAAGAACCTAGATGAGCTTTCACTTATAAGAATAAATGAAGCTGCTCCTGTAATTGGCGATGTTGCCATGGAAACTATCACTGAAACAATAATAACCGAATCAACGATGATTGGACACAATCCTTCTACACCAGGAGGAATAGGGGTAGGAGTTGGAGTATCAGTTCTTTTAAATGAAATTGATGATAGTTTTATAAATAAAGATGTAATAGCACTTGTACCTGAAAATATAGATTTTGAAAGTGCAGCCTTTAAAATAAATCAACTAAGCTCAAAAGGAGTTAATATAAAAGGAGCTATTATACAAAAAGACGATGCTGTCTTAATAAATAATAGACTGGATACAAAAATTCCAATAGTTGATGAAGTTTTACACTTTGATAGAATCCCTCTAAATATGCTAACAGCATTAGAAGTAGCAGATAAGGGAAAGGTTATTTCAATGTTATCAAATCCTTATGGAATAGCAACTCTATTTAATCTAAATTCTGAAGAAACAAAAATGGTAGTCCCAATTTCTAGAGCCTTAATAGGAAATAGATCGGCTGTTGTTATAAAGACTCCAAAAGGAGATGTAAAATCAAGAGTTATCCCTGCAGGTTCAATCCATATTGAAGGACAGATGAAAAATAGAAATGTTTCCTTAGATAATGGAGCAGAAGCCATAATGACTACCTTAGAACAATGTTATCCTGTTATAGATGTCTGGGGAGAAAAAGGAACTAATGCTGGAGGAATGCTTGAAAGAGTTAGAATTGTTATGGCTCAACTAACTAATCAAGATCCTAAGAATATAAAAATTCAAGATCTGTTAGCAGTTAATACTTTTGTTCCACAAAAAGTTAAAGGTGGAATAGCTGAAGAATTTTCAATGGAAAATGCTATTGGTCTTGCTGCTATGGTAAAAGCTGACAAACTACAAATGGAAATGATCGCAATGGAGCTACAAAACAAAATAAATAAGAAAGTGGTAGTTGGAGGAGTTGAAGCTGAAATGGCTATTATAGGGGCTTTGACAACACCTGGAACAGCAAAACCCTTAGCTATAATTGATATGGGAGCAGGTTCAACAGATGCTTCTATAATGACAACAGATAATAAAATATCTTCTTGTCACTTAGCAGGAGCAGGTAATATGGTAACTTTGCTTATAGATAAAGAATTAGGTATAAATAACCTTGAACTTTCAGAAGATATTAAAAAATATCCTTTAGCAAAAGTTGAAAGCCTATTCCATATAAGACATGAAGATGGAAGTGTACAATTCTTTGAAGAAACTCTTAATCCTAATGTATTTGCAAGAGTAGTTATTTTAAAAGAAGGTAATATGATTCCTTTGGATTCAAATCAAAGCTTAGAAAAAATTAAAAATGTAAGAAGAGAAGCTAAAGAAAAAGTTTTTGTAACTAATGTATTAAGAGCTTTAAAGAAGGTTATACCTAGTGGAAATATAAGAGATATAGATTATGTAGTTTTAGTTGGAGGTTCAGCACTTGACTTTGAAATACCTCAAATGGTTACTGAAGCTCTATCACATTATGGGGTAGTTGCAGGAAAAGGTAATATCAGAGGAGTTGAAGGACCAAGAAATGCTGTTGCTACAGGACTAGCTCTATCATATAAGGGGGAATAA
- a CDS encoding glycerol dehydratase reactivase beta/small subunit family protein, translating into MTISIREDLMKEQKNPIGINIYYNKNLAIDKRIKTILCGIEEEEIPFILIPDDEDNAKILGDKAAKASKLGVGIGINSNEVTLYQEKLSVEKPLFECSLNSSDYILRAIGTNGARLIKGTPFIII; encoded by the coding sequence ATGACTATCAGTATAAGAGAAGACTTAATGAAAGAACAAAAGAACCCCATAGGTATAAATATTTACTATAATAAAAACTTAGCTATTGATAAGAGAATAAAAACTATTCTATGTGGAATAGAAGAAGAAGAAATACCTTTTATACTGATTCCAGATGATGAAGATAATGCAAAAATCTTAGGAGATAAAGCAGCTAAAGCATCAAAATTAGGAGTTGGTATAGGTATAAATTCAAATGAAGTAACTCTTTATCAAGAAAAGTTAAGTGTAGAAAAACCTTTATTTGAATGTAGTCTAAATAGCTCTGATTACATATTGAGAGCAATAGGAACAAACGGAGCAAGACTAATAAAAGGGACCCCATTTATAATAATTTAG
- a CDS encoding BMC domain-containing protein has translation MLEALGLIEVVGLVGAIEAADTASKAADVKVIGYELTKGSGMVLVKIVGGVSAVKSAVDAACVAAERVSQIVSKHVIARPSDELDKIINVEEETQEEIIDNSEEQNEVTENNETDEVNEILEEVKEIQVVKVNKKNKNKK, from the coding sequence ATGTTAGAGGCACTTGGACTTATTGAAGTAGTTGGATTAGTTGGAGCTATAGAAGCAGCAGATACTGCAAGTAAAGCTGCTGATGTAAAAGTTATAGGCTACGAATTAACCAAAGGCTCAGGAATGGTTCTTGTAAAAATAGTTGGAGGAGTTTCAGCAGTAAAATCAGCTGTTGATGCTGCATGTGTAGCAGCTGAAAGAGTAAGTCAAATTGTTAGTAAACATGTTATTGCAAGACCCTCTGATGAATTAGATAAAATTATAAATGTTGAAGAAGAAACTCAAGAAGAAATTATTGATAACAGTGAAGAACAAAATGAAGTTACAGAGAATAATGAAACTGATGAAGTCAATGAAATCTTGGAAGAAGTTAAAGAAATTCAAGTTGTTAAAGTAAACAAGAAAAATAAAAATAAAAAATAA
- the pduA gene encoding propanediol utilization microcompartment protein PduA, whose amino-acid sequence MSNALGMIETKGLVGAIEAADAMTKSANVELVGYEKIGSGLVTVMVRGDVGAVKAAVDAGAAAAERVGEVKSVHVIPRPHTDTEKLLPKLDK is encoded by the coding sequence ATGAGTAATGCATTAGGTATGATAGAAACTAAAGGACTTGTTGGAGCTATAGAAGCAGCAGATGCTATGACTAAATCAGCAAATGTTGAATTAGTAGGTTATGAAAAAATAGGTTCAGGACTTGTAACTGTTATGGTTAGAGGAGATGTAGGAGCTGTTAAAGCTGCTGTTGATGCAGGAGCTGCTGCTGCTGAAAGAGTTGGAGAAGTAAAATCTGTTCATGTTATCCCAAGACCACACACAGATACAGAAAAATTATTACCTAAATTAGATAAGTAA
- the pduL gene encoding phosphate propanoyltransferase → MKDIRGIIREVLEEVISDDVVIGVSNRHIHLSQKDLETLFGKDYKLSKMKDMKQPGQFATNEKLDIIGPKGKFTGVRIIGPVRKETQVEISITDSFKLGLTPPIRQSGDLEGTPGIKIVGPKGEIEIPKGVIVAGRHIHMPKYIADIRGYRDGEIVKVETYGERKIIMCNVVLRVSDKMAKEMHIDVDEANAAGLKNNDYVKIIRE, encoded by the coding sequence ATGAAAGATATCAGAGGGATTATTAGAGAGGTGTTAGAAGAAGTAATCTCTGATGATGTGGTGATAGGAGTTTCAAATAGGCATATACATCTTTCCCAAAAAGATTTAGAAACACTTTTTGGGAAAGATTATAAGCTAAGTAAAATGAAAGATATGAAACAACCTGGGCAATTTGCAACAAATGAAAAATTAGATATCATAGGTCCTAAAGGAAAATTTACAGGAGTTAGAATAATAGGACCTGTGAGAAAAGAAACCCAAGTTGAAATTTCAATAACTGATAGTTTTAAACTTGGTTTAACTCCTCCAATCAGACAATCAGGAGACTTAGAAGGAACACCTGGAATTAAAATAGTTGGTCCAAAGGGAGAAATAGAAATACCAAAAGGTGTTATAGTTGCAGGAAGACATATCCATATGCCAAAGTATATAGCTGATATAAGAGGCTATAGAGATGGGGAAATCGTTAAGGTTGAAACTTATGGAGAAAGAAAAATCATTATGTGTAATGTTGTCTTAAGAGTCAGTGATAAGATGGCAAAAGAAATGCACATAGATGTAGATGAAGCTAATGCAGCTGGTTTAAAAAATAATGACTATGTAAAAATAATCAGAGAATAA